A single window of Flavobacterium aestivum DNA harbors:
- a CDS encoding PH domain-containing protein, with product MKEQIKKFLNEEQDPKAIEKVTSKLQDILMKNEEVGYIAVQKKPGLTVLPDSIVLTNKRIIICQPKNLGLSMNFIDYTWDDIEGTFVKENILGSEFSFSTKTDMQVSIDYIPKIQARKIFTYAKEQLDILKNGAASAAPITNEVLESLIGETEMIEEIETEEVTDFAEIMPVVSNYTEPVAEPVPASAEKKASELSQDELFAKLQNYKKLLDNGLILQGEYDALKKEILSQM from the coding sequence ATGAAAGAACAAATTAAAAAGTTTTTAAACGAAGAACAAGATCCTAAAGCTATTGAAAAAGTAACCTCAAAATTGCAGGATATTTTAATGAAAAATGAAGAAGTAGGATATATTGCCGTACAAAAAAAACCAGGATTAACAGTGCTTCCGGATAGTATTGTATTGACTAATAAAAGAATTATCATTTGTCAGCCTAAAAATTTAGGTCTGTCTATGAATTTTATTGATTACACTTGGGATGATATTGAAGGTACTTTTGTAAAAGAAAATATTCTTGGATCTGAATTTTCTTTTTCTACTAAAACAGATATGCAGGTTTCGATAGATTATATTCCTAAGATTCAAGCTCGAAAAATATTTACATACGCCAAAGAGCAATTGGATATTTTGAAAAATGGAGCTGCTTCGGCTGCTCCAATTACTAATGAAGTTTTGGAGTCTTTAATTGGTGAAACAGAAATGATTGAAGAGATAGAAACAGAAGAAGTAACTGATTTTGCCGAAATAATGCCAGTTGTTTCTAATTATACTGAGCCTGTTGCAGAGCCAGTACCAGCTTCTGCAGAAAAGAAAGCTAGTGAACTGTCACAAGATGAGCTTTTTGCAAAACTTCAAAATTATAAAAAACTCCTTGATAACGGTTTGATTTTACAAGGTGAATACGATGCTCTCAAAAAAGAAATTTTGAGTCAGATGTAG
- a CDS encoding MmcQ/YjbR family DNA-binding protein: protein MNLETYYEYCLSKKGVTEHFPFDEDTLVFKVGSKMFALSSLIQWEKGSPSINLKCDPERAQELRAEYDAIQPGYHMSKVHWNTIAVNKDVSDSFVKELIDHSYELVFKSLTRKIQNEIIELEN, encoded by the coding sequence ATGAACCTAGAGACCTATTATGAATATTGCCTTTCTAAAAAAGGAGTTACGGAACATTTCCCATTCGATGAAGATACTTTGGTCTTCAAGGTAGGTAGTAAAATGTTTGCTTTGTCATCTTTAATACAATGGGAAAAAGGAAGTCCATCGATAAATCTTAAGTGTGATCCGGAACGCGCACAAGAGTTACGTGCAGAGTACGATGCGATTCAGCCAGGTTATCACATGAGTAAAGTTCATTGGAACACTATTGCAGTAAATAAAGATGTCTCGGACTCTTTTGTTAAAGAATTGATAGACCATTCATATGAGTTGGTTTTCAAAAGTTTAACAAGGAAAATTCAAAACGAAATTATCGAATTAGAAAATTAG
- a CDS encoding DUF4260 domain-containing protein, which translates to MRKVIALEELGLFILGIYFFNQLEYAWWWFLVLILVPDFSMIGYIFGDKVGAFSYNLVHHRCVAIVVYLIGIYYTNSAIQLSGVILFAHSSMDRMLGYGLKYETGFKFTHLGEIGK; encoded by the coding sequence ATGAGAAAAGTTATAGCACTAGAGGAATTGGGGCTCTTTATACTTGGTATTTATTTTTTCAATCAATTGGAATATGCTTGGTGGTGGTTTTTGGTTTTAATTTTAGTACCGGATTTTTCTATGATTGGGTATATTTTTGGAGATAAAGTGGGAGCTTTTAGTTATAACTTAGTGCATCATAGGTGTGTTGCCATTGTAGTATACTTGATTGGGATTTATTACACCAATTCGGCAATTCAACTTTCAGGAGTGATTTTATTTGCACACTCCTCTATGGATAGGATGTTGGGGTATGGATTAAAATATGAAACAGGATTTAAGTTTACCCATTTGGGTGAAATTGGAAAATAA
- a CDS encoding AraC family transcriptional regulator: protein MKVFPFKIPKPKEEALIYQEDREIVFYGKLHQHEEIQISYIANGEGNILVGDTITGYQKGNVVVLGSNLPHVFRSEINTNETSVMMTLFFTTNSFGNNFFDLPEFKTLEPFFAAIKNGFKVNQISQKTADQFKKLRNASEFDRFLIFFKIIKSICQHEKIALSNFIYDKPFTDREGKRMQLVFDYVMTNYQRDISLEEIASLSNMTKNAFCRYFKLRTNKTFFQFLIDIRIERASKLLLKNRELSVIEIAELCGFNNISNFNRKFKELKHTSPLQYRKLNV from the coding sequence ATGAAAGTATTCCCCTTTAAAATACCAAAACCTAAAGAAGAGGCTCTGATTTACCAAGAAGATCGAGAGATTGTTTTTTATGGAAAATTACACCAACATGAAGAAATCCAAATTAGCTATATTGCCAATGGAGAAGGAAATATTCTAGTTGGGGACACAATCACTGGCTACCAGAAAGGAAATGTTGTTGTACTGGGAAGCAATTTACCCCATGTGTTTAGAAGTGAAATCAACACTAATGAAACATCAGTCATGATGACTTTATTTTTCACAACGAATTCTTTCGGTAACAATTTTTTTGATCTCCCAGAATTTAAAACTCTTGAACCCTTTTTTGCCGCCATAAAAAACGGTTTCAAAGTAAATCAAATTTCACAAAAAACAGCAGATCAATTCAAAAAACTAAGAAATGCCAGTGAATTTGATCGCTTTTTGATATTTTTTAAAATAATCAAAAGCATTTGTCAGCATGAGAAGATAGCCCTTTCCAATTTCATCTATGACAAACCTTTTACCGATAGAGAAGGTAAAAGAATGCAATTAGTTTTTGACTATGTAATGACCAATTATCAACGAGACATTTCTCTTGAAGAAATTGCTTCTTTGTCTAATATGACCAAAAATGCATTTTGTCGCTATTTTAAATTAAGAACCAATAAAACTTTTTTTCAGTTCTTAATTGATATTCGCATAGAACGAGCAAGTAAATTATTATTGAAAAATCGTGAACTTTCCGTCATAGAGATTGCCGAACTATGTGGTTTTAACAATATTTCCAATTTTAACAGGAAATTCAAAGAACTGAAACATACCTCACCTTTACAATACAGAAAATTAAACGTTTAA